GGGTGGACCACGATCGTCGGCGTGGGCGGTACGGCCTTGGCGGCCGCGATCAAACGGTCGTATTTGCTGCCCGCATGCGTTTGCGTCGTTTCAGCCGACATGATGTCACTCCCAAACCTGTCAATGCGCGTTACGACGCCCTTGCCTGGGGATCGAAAGGGGCGACGTTCGACACGGGCTCCGCTGCCTCACCTACAGCGAAGAGCTCAGCGACCTGCTTCAGGCGCTTTGCCCGCTCGCCCGTGATTTCTTCGGCGGCCGACAGCACGTGGCGCATCGCCGCGAAAGCTGCGCGCCGCTGATTGACGTCGTCAGGCAGCATTTTCGGAATCGCAGCCAGGGCTCCGTCCCGATCGAGCAGCAACATGAAGAATTGCTCGCGAACCAGCATCTTGAACTCAGCCAGCGTCAACCGGGGTCCGGAATGGTCGCGCCGAACCTGGCGCAAGGCCTCGATGCTGCGCTCGTCGACCATGCCGCGGGCGGAACCGACATAGAGCAGCGCTCGAATGGCTGCCTCCCGAAGGCCGCCTTCGCCGATCTTCGACTTCAGCTCGGCGATCCGCCGATCCAGCATCGCTCGGTGTTCGGCCGTCATCTCCCGCCTGCTCGACGGCGCGGCGTTCGGATCCACTCCGACCGCCGCCTGCAAGGCCGGCGAGCCGTAGACATTGAGGAAGATGGCTTCGCTCAGCGCCTCCTGCGAATCCCGCCAGCTATCCAGCGCGTGAACGATCTGCTTGGACATCTGTTCCTGGAACGCCAGGAATGGATTGTCGTTCGAGACCGGCTTGCGCTTGTCCTCGACCTCGTCGGCGGCCGATTTCACCACCGACATCCACGGATTCTGGCTGCTGAAGGCCTCATATTGCAGCCGCAGCGGATGCATGTTGCGCGCCCATTCCGCCATTTGCGGCGTCACCATGCCCTTGATCCAGGGCTGAACGTACTTTTGATAGGCCGCAAGATTGAGTTCCGAAACGCGTTTGGCGGCGGCAAACCGCCGCTCATCCTCGGGCGAATTGCCGCCCATGGCGCGGATATCGTCCAGCGTCCGCGCCTCGCAGCGCATGATCCATTGGCCGGCCGCGAGATCGGCATTGAGGGTATCAGAGCCCCTCACCTCGAACGTCGCTTCATAGAGCCCGGGCGGCAGCACGTCGATCAGATCGATATTGCCGGAGAATTCCGCGTGCTCCTTCTTGGCGACGCCGCCGGACACGAAGATGCCGAGATGGCCGACGCTTTCGTGCACGGTATAGACGATCGTCTGCCCATAGGCCCTGATCTCATCGACATCGGCATAGCAGTCGAGGATCCAATGCAACGCCTGCTGTGGCGGGGTGATGTTGTCGCCCTTGGAGCAGAACACCACGATCGGCGAGCGGATGTTGCGCAGATCCACCTTCTGGCCGTCGGACATCTCGATCTTGCCGGCCGCGAGATTGTTGCCGACGAACAGCTCGTCGACGATGAACTGGATCTCCTCGGCGTTGAGGTTGACGTGCCCACCCCACCAGCGCTCGAACTCGAGGTAGCGATCCGCCTCGGTGTCGACCTTGGAATAGACGTTATATTGCTTGGTCCAGAGCGTGTTCGAGGGATTCTGGTTCTCGAAGTTCTGCACCAGCCAGGCGCCATCGAACTTGCCACCGCCGAGATCGCTCGCAAGCGCCGTCAGCCAGCTTCCGCCGAGCAGCCCGCCCGAATAGCGCATCGGGTATTGACCGTGCACACCTGCCCAATAAGCGAGCGGCGCGCCGGCAATGATCAGCGGTCCGAACAGTTCCGGCCGCAGCGACGCCAGGATCATGACCGCCCATCCGGCCTGGCAATTGCCGATCACACAGGGCTTGCCGTCCGCTTCGGGATGACGGCTGAT
This genomic interval from Bradyrhizobium sp. CB82 contains the following:
- a CDS encoding DUF3141 domain-containing protein yields the protein MSMDKAQLPGGPMSGLVASAVEYLVDAGQRSVLFLDIMRQRGDQYREHVAQTAPHVLHYAAELIMDGRKLDEPVNYALVRIIPPKGVDIDMKRRPFVVVDPRAGHGPGIGGFKADSEIGVAMKAGHPCYFIGFLPEPMPGQTIERIARAEALFIEKVISRHPEADGKPCVIGNCQAGWAVMILASLRPELFGPLIIAGAPLAYWAGVHGQYPMRYSGGLLGGSWLTALASDLGGGKFDGAWLVQNFENQNPSNTLWTKQYNVYSKVDTEADRYLEFERWWGGHVNLNAEEIQFIVDELFVGNNLAAGKIEMSDGQKVDLRNIRSPIVVFCSKGDNITPPQQALHWILDCYADVDEIRAYGQTIVYTVHESVGHLGIFVSGGVAKKEHAEFSGNIDLIDVLPPGLYEATFEVRGSDTLNADLAAGQWIMRCEARTLDDIRAMGGNSPEDERRFAAAKRVSELNLAAYQKYVQPWIKGMVTPQMAEWARNMHPLRLQYEAFSSQNPWMSVVKSAADEVEDKRKPVSNDNPFLAFQEQMSKQIVHALDSWRDSQEALSEAIFLNVYGSPALQAAVGVDPNAAPSSRREMTAEHRAMLDRRIAELKSKIGEGGLREAAIRALLYVGSARGMVDERSIEALRQVRRDHSGPRLTLAEFKMLVREQFFMLLLDRDGALAAIPKMLPDDVNQRRAAFAAMRHVLSAAEEITGERAKRLKQVAELFAVGEAAEPVSNVAPFDPQARAS